The nucleotide window TGGGCGACAATAACACGGCCTTTACCTGCTTGCTTTGCCCGATACATTGTTGCATCCGCTTGCCGAAAGAGTTCACTCACAGTGCTTGGCGGCGTGTTAAAGGATACAACACCTAGACTTATACCTAGATCAGCATCTCCATAGTCTCGCAGTTTACTCTGCATCACCGTATGAAGCCTACCGGCGACCTGCTCTGCGGCCGCAAGATCTGTCATCGGTAGTAGCATCGCAAATTCATCGCCTCCCAGACGAGCACTCACATCGGAAGGGCGAAGCATCGAAACAAGCGCAGACGCAACTTCACACAAGCAGGCATCGCCCCATTCGTGACCTTTGCTATCATTTATTCTCTTAAAGTTGTCGATATCAAGGTATCCGACCGAAAGTGGCGCGCTTTGTCTCATGCAACGCGCAATCTCACGTTCGACCTGCTCTTGAAATCCACGACGATTCAGCAGTCCAGTTAGCACATCCGTTCGCGCATTGGATGATTCCCGCGCAATCGCTCCTTTAAGAACGATGTTGAGCCGCTCCAAACGTTGCTGATCGCGGCGAATACGCGCCACAAGAAAGGCAAAGGCAATGAATATGATGGAACGCATGCCAGCATTGATGCCTTCAACAAACCATTCATGGGGTTGCCGCCATGGAACAATCGCCGCAAACCACCCCAAAGTCGCAAGCGATGCCATGGCGATTCCCCAATACAATCCTGCCCACCACGTCACGAAGGAAATGACTGCAATATAGAATGGCGATAAGCCAACTTTTCCACCGGTCGTGTAGTCTACTATCGTAACGACGCAAATGCCTGCCATTGCTATCAACGCGGCACCAAGCGTTGAAAATTTGATGCGTTTGGCGTCTGGCTCTGTAAATCGCTGTTCCTCTGATTTGCTTCGATTCATACGGGAGATACTCAATCCTTCGGTATGAAGAGTCGCAACGCCAGCTGACAACGTTCCATATGCTATTTCAAGATGCGCCTGCAGTATCGCCATCTTGAAGAGACAGAGGATAACGCCACGCTAGTATGGAACTGGATTTATGCCAATATTCTTCACTTTGCCGTCACTGGTTTTGATGGCAATGAAGTCGAAGCTCCTGTTCGGTATGAGCAGCGGCCAATGCGCCGAGAAGTAGCTGAGATTTCGAGTTAGCTGTTGAGCAAACCGGGAACCGTGCCCTGAAAGCGCGAATCGCTTGCGAGCACCGGATCCCCGAAGAAGTTCACATCAAGGCCCATCACCTGACAGATCGAGGTGAGCACGCGGTTGTGAGGGAAGTGCTTGTCCTTGTCATCGCCCCAAATGCAGTTTGCGGTGCCGGGATCTTCCGCAGGCCAGTTGCACTCGCGAGTCCGCGTCGCAAGATAGCGTCCGGTACGAACTTTTCCGCCGCCGCCGCCCGCAACAATCGTTGGAATACTCCAGGAACGATGCCCCGCGGGATCACCGAGCTCGTTGGTCCAATAGATGATGGTGTTATCGAGGATCGTGCCCTCGCCCAAAGGATCCGGCACGTTAAGTTTCTCGAGCAGGTAGG belongs to Myxococcales bacterium and includes:
- a CDS encoding GGDEF domain-containing protein — encoded protein: MSAGVATLHTEGLSISRMNRSKSEEQRFTEPDAKRIKFSTLGAALIAMAGICVVTIVDYTTGGKVGLSPFYIAVISFVTWWAGLYWGIAMASLATLGWFAAIVPWRQPHEWFVEGINAGMRSIIFIAFAFLVARIRRDQQRLERLNIVLKGAIARESSNARTDVLTGLLNRRGFQEQVEREIARCMRQSAPLSVGYLDIDNFKRINDSKGHEWGDACLCEVASALVSMLRPSDVSARLGGDEFAMLLPMTDLAAAEQVAGRLHTVMQSKLRDYGDADLGISLGVVSFNTPPSTVSELFRQADATMYRAKQAGKGRVIVAQGQEALVE